The region GCTGCAGCAATTTGTTTAATTCGCTGCTCAAGTATCGCTTTATCAGAAACGTTACGTAACGTCAGTTCAAATCGGTTACCTAGTAATGCACCAATTCGTAATTTTTTACTATGACGTTGACTCGATAGGATCGTTAATTGATCATCGGTTAATGATTGCCAATTAGGGGTTTCTTTACCAGGGATACGCACACCAAACCATTGTTCTGTCACTGCGTTTCTATCTTTTTGTCCTGCGTAAGTGACTTCTTTTTGATGCACTTTGGCAAACTTGGCTAATATCTCCGCCACTTGTGTGGTATTTAATCCGTCTTTACGAATATGGATCATATGATGCTCACCTTCGCCAGTAGGGCTAAAAGGCAGCATCTCTTTGACGATAAAATCGCTATTCACAGTACGTAAATCAGCGGTGCAATCAGGTTTACCAAACAAGTAATGTAACGGGATCATGTTTATTCTCGAATCAACGAATGAGTTATTAATTAACAACGGTTTTGAGCTGTACGTATAAATCGCTGTTTCAAATTTAGATGATTTACTAAAAAACTAGTCTCTCACCATAAGTACAACTGACTCAACTGCAATACCTTCTTTTCGGCCAGTAAAGCCCAGTTTTTCAGTTGTTGTCGCTTTGACGTTGATATTATCAATATCTGTCATCAAGTCTTCGGCAAGACATGTTCTTATTGACTCAATATGCGGCAACATTTTTGGCGCTTGGGCAATGATAGTGACATCTAAGTTACCGATCATAAATTGCTTTTGTTGGGCTAAAGAAAAACAATGTCTTAATAACACTCTGCTGTCAGCACCTTCAAACTCTGCGTCAGTGTCGGGGAAATGTTTGCCAATATCCCCTAGTGCCATCGCACCCAATATCGCATCTGAAATAGCGTGTAAAACTACATCACCATCAGAATGAGCAATCAATCCTGTCTCATAAGGAACTGTAACACCACCAAGAATAAGTGGCTTATCACCACCAAATTTGTGTACGTCAAAACCGTGACCAATGCGTATATTCAACATGATAAAAACCGCTATTTAAGAGAATGAATGTGGGTTAAAAATAGTAAAGCTAATTGTAAGTCATCAGGATGAGTGACTTTAATGTTATCCGCACGACCTGATACTAAACCCGGCTGAATACCGGCCCATTCCATCGCACTTGCCTCATCTGTAATTTGAACACCTTGCTTAAGTGCATCGCTTAGGTGTTGCTGTAGACTTGAACATGGAAATAGTTGAGGTGTTAAAGCATGCCAAAGGTTTTCACGGGACACCGTCTCAGAAATAATATCGCTAGAACCATTGCTGCGTTTCATCGTATCTCGAACGGGCATCGCTAAAATAGCGCCTTGAGGATGTTCAATACGAGCGTGGAGCAATTTTTCAATATCGTCATGAGTTAAGCAGGGCCGAGCCGCATCGTGCACTAATACCCATGGAGACTCATGGCTAGATTCGTCTATACAGTTAAGTGCACAAAGAACTGAATCTGCACGTTCCCCCCCGCCAATAACGGTCTTAACTTTGGGATGGCTAGCTTGGGATAAGGAGCCAAAAAAAGTATCATCAGGATGCAAAGCAACGATGACTTGTTTGATGTTTTTATGGCTAATTAAGCTGTCTAAGGTATGAGCTAGGATACTTTGCTCACCTAAAGCTAAATACTGCTTGGGGATAGTTGCGCCCATTCTTGCACCAATACCAGCTGCAGGAACAATAGCGATAACAGATTGATTATCTGAGTTCATAAAAAATTATTGACCAAAACTAGCATTATTACGGGGGTTATTTCCAACAACGCGATAAAAGGTTTCGCCTTCTTTCACCATACCCAGTTCATTACGAGCACGTTCTTCAATTGCTTCTGTACCACTTTTTAAATCGATAATTTCAGCTTTTAAAATTTGATTTCGAGCGATGAGTTTGTCGTTACTGGCTTGTTGACTGTCTATCTGCTTTTTCAGATTCATATATTGAGATAGATTATTCTCGCCCTGCCAAAGTCGGAGCTGCAGTAAACCAACTAAGATAAAAAGTAATAATAATAGGCTTTTCATATGGCGAATGTGGTGGAATAAATGAATAGTATCACTATAGTACAACAAAAAAGGCCACCTAGTGGTGGCCTTTTTTTAACTCAGGGGAAAATTAACCCTGACCTTTAACTTCTTTAAGACCATTGTATGGTGCTTTTGAACCTAGCGCTTCTTCGATACGAAGAAGTTGGTTGTACTTAGCAACACGATCAGAGCGGCTTAATGAGCCAGTTTTGATTTGGCCTGCAGCTGTACCAACCGCTAAGTCAGCAATGGTTGAATCTTCAGTTTCGCCGCTGCGATGCGAGATAACAACAGTGAAACCAGCATCTTTAGCCATTTTGATAGCAGCTAAAGTTTCAGTTAATGAACCGATTTGATTAAACTTAATTAAGATTGAATTGGCAATACCGTTGTCGATACCACGCTTAAGAATCTTAGTGTTTGTTACGAATAAATCGTCACCAACTAATTGGATTTGGTCACCCATTAGTTTAGTTTGGTGCGCGAAACCATCCCAGTCTGATTCGTCAAGACCGTCTTCGATAGAAACGATTGGGTATTGCTTAGTAAGATCCTGTAAGAAGAAGTTGAATTCTTCAGAAGTAAATTTCTTACCTTCACCTTTAAGATCGTAGATGTTTGCTTCTTTGTCGTAAAACTCAGATGCAGCACAATCCATCGCTAAAGTGATGTCTTTACCTAGCTCGTAACCCGCATTTGCAACAGCAACTTTAATTGCAGCAAGTGCAGCTTCGTTAGACTCAAGATTTGGCGCGAAACCACCTTCATCACCAACTGCAGTTGAATGACCGTCAGCTTTAAGTACTTTAGCTAGGCTATGGAATACTTCAGCGCCCATACGCAGACCTTCACGGAAGTTAGCAGCGCCAACAGGTTGGATCATAAATTCTTGAATATCTACACTGTTATCAGCATGCTCGCCACCATTGATGATGTTCATCATAGGAAGAGGCATAGAATAAACACCTGGCGTACCATTGAGGTCAGCAATGTGTGCATATAAAGGCACTTTCTTAGAGATTGCAGCCGCTTTAGCAGCAGCTAGCGAAACGGCTAAAATAGCGTTAGCGCCAAATTTAGCTTTATTTTCGGTACCATCTAAGTCAATCATGATTTGGTCAAGTTCAGCTTGAGCCAATGCATCTTTACCGTTAAGCGCTTCAGCAATTGGGCCATTTACAGCGGCAACCGCTTTTAATACACCTTTACCTAAGTAGCGTGCTTTATCTCCGTCACGTAATTCTAAAGCTTCACGAGAACCCGTTGATGCACCAGAAGGTGCTGCAGCCATGCCGATAGAGCCATCAGCAAGATGAACTTCAGCTTCTACAGTTGGGTTACCGCGTGAATCCATGATTTCACGACCAATGACGTTAATAATGTTAGCCATAATTCCCTCGATATATGTAAGTTAAAATTAAAATAGAAAATCAATACCAATAAATCGCTGCTATATATAATTCAGCTAGCAATTATTGGTATTTCACTTTCAGTTTGGTAATAAAGTATCAACAAGAGGCATAGCATAGTCCTATTCTCTTTTAGCGGCAACTACTACCTGTATATGGCACCTGAGCGATAAAAAAAAGCCACTGATGTTGTCATCAAGTGGCTTTTCTATTTTACTCTGCGTCACCTTTTTGGTGAGCAGCGGCTGCGGCAACAAAACCTTCAAATAATGGATGTCCATCACGAGGCGTTGAAGTGAATTCAGGGTGGAACTGACCAGCGACAAACCAAGGATGATCTGGAAGCTCAATCATTTCCACTAATTTACGATCAGAAGACAAACCACTGAATACTAAACCGGCTTTTTCTAAGCGATCAACATAGTTGTTGTTAACTTCAAAGCGATGACGGTGACGTTCAACACAAGTGTTTGAATCGTAAGCTGCAGCAGCTTTAGTACCATCCGCTAAATGACATAGCTGAGCACCTAAACGCATTGTGCCGCCTAAGTCTGATTCTTCATGACGTTGCTCAACGGTACCTTCTTCATTGATCCATTCAGTAATCAGACCAATAACAGGATGTTCAGTTTCTGCATTAAACTCTGTTGAATGAGCACCTTCAAGCTTAGCAACATTTCGAGCAAACTCGATAAGCGCCACTTGCATACCTAAACAAATACCGAAGTAAGGGATTTTATTTTCGCGAGCATATTGTGCTGCAAAAATCTTACCTTCAACACCACGTTCACCGAAACCACCTGGTACTAGAATACCATCTAAGCCTTGGAGTACTTCGCCGCCTTTCGCTTCAACAGTTTGAGCATCAACATATTGAATATTCACTGTTACGCGGTTTTTAAGGCCTGCATGCTTTAATGCTTCATTGACTGACTTATAAGCATCAGGCAGTTCAATATATTTACCCACCATACCAATGGTGACTTCACCTGTTGGGTTAGCTTCTTGGTAAATTACATTTTCCCACTCTGATAAATCAGCTTCTTTACAATCGATACCAAAACGTTTGATAACTAAATCATCTAAACCTTGTGAACGAAGTAAAGCTGGGATTTTATAAATACTGTCAACATCTTTCAGTGAAATAACCGCTTTTTCTACTACGTTACAAAATAGCGAAATTTTCGCTTTTTCATTGGCAGGAATAGCACGGTCACCACGACATACTAATACGTCTGGAGCGATACCAATCGAACGTAACTCTTTTACAGAGTGTTGTGTTGGTTTCGTTTTGATTTCACCAGCAGCACCTAAGAAAGGCACTAACGTAAGATGCATAAATAATGTGCGGTCACGTCCTAGCTCGGCACCTAATTGACGAATTGACTCAAGGAAAGGCAGTGATTCAATATCACCAACGGTTCCGCCAATCTCAACGATACAAACATCATGGCCTTCGCCACCTTCAAGTACTTTTTCTTTAATCGCATTAGTAATATGCGGAATAACCTGAATTGTTGCACCTAAATAATCACCACGACGTTCTTTACGAAGCACTTGCTCGTAAATACGACCTGTAGTGAAGTTATT is a window of Shewanella donghaensis DNA encoding:
- the ispF gene encoding 2-C-methyl-D-erythritol 2,4-cyclodiphosphate synthase, whose product is MNIRIGHGFDVHKFGGDKPLILGGVTVPYETGLIAHSDGDVVLHAISDAILGAMALGDIGKHFPDTDAEFEGADSRVLLRHCFSLAQQKQFMIGNLDVTIIAQAPKMLPHIESIRTCLAEDLMTDIDNINVKATTTEKLGFTGRKEGIAVESVVLMVRD
- the ispD gene encoding 2-C-methyl-D-erythritol 4-phosphate cytidylyltransferase, with the protein product MNSDNQSVIAIVPAAGIGARMGATIPKQYLALGEQSILAHTLDSLISHKNIKQVIVALHPDDTFFGSLSQASHPKVKTVIGGGERADSVLCALNCIDESSHESPWVLVHDAARPCLTHDDIEKLLHARIEHPQGAILAMPVRDTMKRSNGSSDIISETVSRENLWHALTPQLFPCSSLQQHLSDALKQGVQITDEASAMEWAGIQPGLVSGRADNIKVTHPDDLQLALLFLTHIHSLK
- the ftsB gene encoding cell division protein FtsB; the protein is MKSLLLLLFILVGLLQLRLWQGENNLSQYMNLKKQIDSQQASNDKLIARNQILKAEIIDLKSGTEAIEERARNELGMVKEGETFYRVVGNNPRNNASFGQ
- the eno gene encoding phosphopyruvate hydratase — protein: MANIINVIGREIMDSRGNPTVEAEVHLADGSIGMAAAPSGASTGSREALELRDGDKARYLGKGVLKAVAAVNGPIAEALNGKDALAQAELDQIMIDLDGTENKAKFGANAILAVSLAAAKAAAISKKVPLYAHIADLNGTPGVYSMPLPMMNIINGGEHADNSVDIQEFMIQPVGAANFREGLRMGAEVFHSLAKVLKADGHSTAVGDEGGFAPNLESNEAALAAIKVAVANAGYELGKDITLAMDCAASEFYDKEANIYDLKGEGKKFTSEEFNFFLQDLTKQYPIVSIEDGLDESDWDGFAHQTKLMGDQIQLVGDDLFVTNTKILKRGIDNGIANSILIKFNQIGSLTETLAAIKMAKDAGFTVVISHRSGETEDSTIADLAVGTAAGQIKTGSLSRSDRVAKYNQLLRIEEALGSKAPYNGLKEVKGQG
- a CDS encoding CTP synthase, which gives rise to MTTRYIFVTGGVVSSLGKGIAAASLAAILEARGLNVTIMKLDPYINVDPGTMSPTQHGEVFVTEDGAETDLDLGHYERFIRTKMNRRNNFTTGRIYEQVLRKERRGDYLGATIQVIPHITNAIKEKVLEGGEGHDVCIVEIGGTVGDIESLPFLESIRQLGAELGRDRTLFMHLTLVPFLGAAGEIKTKPTQHSVKELRSIGIAPDVLVCRGDRAIPANEKAKISLFCNVVEKAVISLKDVDSIYKIPALLRSQGLDDLVIKRFGIDCKEADLSEWENVIYQEANPTGEVTIGMVGKYIELPDAYKSVNEALKHAGLKNRVTVNIQYVDAQTVEAKGGEVLQGLDGILVPGGFGERGVEGKIFAAQYARENKIPYFGICLGMQVALIEFARNVAKLEGAHSTEFNAETEHPVIGLITEWINEEGTVEQRHEESDLGGTMRLGAQLCHLADGTKAAAAYDSNTCVERHRHRFEVNNNYVDRLEKAGLVFSGLSSDRKLVEMIELPDHPWFVAGQFHPEFTSTPRDGHPLFEGFVAAAAAHQKGDAE